From the Erythrolamprus reginae isolate rEryReg1 chromosome Z, rEryReg1.hap1, whole genome shotgun sequence genome, one window contains:
- the LTB4R gene encoding leukotriene B4 receptor 1 — protein sequence MANCIENQNSTSTKPLAGASIGIGVLTLAFILGFPGNAFVVWTAICRVRKRTVTCLLILHLAIADLAVLLTAPLFLRFLSVKKWEMGQAICQICYYICGVSMYASVYLIGLMSLDRCLAVSKPFVSQKIRTRRTIRLLVFAIWVMSLFLAAPSLLYRKVVTYNNTAYCMLCHQKDKDLVFHNLFETITGFLLPFAIVVYSYGMISQRLKETRFRQKRRTSRLISLIVIAFSLFWLPYHIVNLLDVIGLLSNSPKVKKVGRMARPILVALAFFSSSVNPILYTFSGGHFIRSSGFGFMAKLFEGTASEVSSAKHGTIRDRDVKREPLNDQKPESLTMSTNRTDSNATQEVEKGLKLLPST from the coding sequence ATGGCTAATTGTATTGAAAACCAAAACAGTACGTCTACCAAGCCTCTGGCAGGAGCATCAATAGGCATAGGGGTGCTGACTCTTGCCTTCATCTTGGGATTTCCTGGCAATGCCTTTGTAGTGTGGACAGCCATCTGCAGGGTGCGCAAGCGGACGGTCACTTGCCTCCTCATTCTTCATTTAGCCATCGCTGACCTGGCGGTGCTCCTCACAGCCCCTCTGTTCCTGCGATTCCTTAGCGTCAAGAAATGGGAAATGGGTCAGGCTATCTGCCAAATCTGCTACTACATCTGTGGGGTCAGCATGTATGCCAGTGTTTACCTCATTGGTCTCATGAGTCTTGACCGCTGCCTGGCTGTTTCCAAACCTTTTGTTTCACAGAAAATCCGTACAAGACGTACCATCCGACTTTTGGTGTTTGCGATTTGGGTGATGAGCCTTTTCTTAGCGGCGCCTTCTCTTCTCTACCGAAAAGTAGTTACTTATAACAACACAGCATATTGCATGTTGTGTCACCAAAAAGACaaggatttggtcttccacaaCCTCTTTGAAACCATTACTGGGTTTCTGCTGCCTTTTGCCATTGTTGTCTACAGCTATGGGATGATTAGCCAACGACTCAAGGAGACCCGTTTCCGTCAAAAACGCCGGACCAGCCGACTCATTAGCCTCATTGTGAtcgctttctctcttttctgGCTTCCTTACCATATTGTCAATCTTTTAGATGTGATAGGTCTGTTGAGCAACTCACCAAAAGTTAAAAAAGTAGGGAGGATGGCTAGGCCCATTTTGGTGGCTCTTGCCTTCTTTAGCAGCAGTGTCAACCCCATCCTTTATACTTTTAGTGGAGGTCACTTCATTCGATCATCTGGTTTTGGTTTCATGGCCAAACTCTTTGAAGGAACAGCCTCAGAGGTGTCCAGCGCAAAGCACGGTACCATTCGGGACAGAGATGTCAAGAGAGAACCCTTAAATGATCAGAAACCTGAGTCATTAACTATGTCTACTAACCGTACAGATAGTAACGCAACTCAGGAAGTTGAAAAAGGCTTGAAGCTGCTCCCATCAACTTGA